Proteins encoded by one window of Streptomyces sp. NBC_01571:
- a CDS encoding B3/4 domain-containing protein, which produces MTLTLTVSDEVRALAPGFTHVAVEAYGLANGPSTEGTSALLDDAARRLAGRLGGRAPHEDPHMVAWREVYTAFGSKPSRTRNSAEALARRALSDAGLPRINLLVDLYNAISVAHLIPVGGEDIEHVSGGMRLVRATGDEEFVTVAGGTGTVERPDAGEVVWCDGVGVTCRRWNWRQGPRTRLTEESTSAIFLLEGLAPMPVAGVEAAAAELADLLEKFSPGARVTVHAPE; this is translated from the coding sequence ATGACTCTCACGCTCACCGTGTCCGACGAGGTGCGCGCCCTGGCGCCCGGCTTCACCCACGTCGCCGTCGAGGCGTACGGACTCGCCAACGGGCCGAGCACCGAGGGGACTTCGGCGCTGCTCGACGACGCTGCCCGCCGGCTGGCCGGGCGACTGGGCGGCCGCGCCCCGCACGAGGACCCGCACATGGTGGCCTGGCGGGAGGTCTACACGGCCTTCGGGTCCAAGCCCTCGCGCACCCGCAACTCCGCGGAGGCACTGGCCAGACGTGCCCTGTCGGACGCCGGACTGCCCCGGATCAATCTGCTGGTCGACCTCTACAACGCGATCAGCGTCGCCCACCTGATCCCGGTCGGCGGTGAGGACATCGAGCACGTCAGCGGCGGGATGCGGCTCGTACGGGCCACGGGCGACGAGGAGTTCGTGACCGTCGCGGGCGGCACCGGGACCGTCGAGCGCCCGGACGCGGGCGAAGTGGTGTGGTGCGACGGGGTCGGTGTGACCTGCCGGCGCTGGAACTGGCGCCAGGGGCCGCGTACCCGTCTCACGGAGGAGTCCACCTCCGCGATCTTCCTGTTGGAAGGCCTCGCGCCGATGCCGGTGGCCGGGGTCGAGGCGGCGGCCGCCGAACTCGCCGACCTGCTGGAGAAGTTCAGCCCCGGGGCACGCGTCACGGTGCACGCCCCGGAGTGA
- a CDS encoding transglutaminase domain-containing protein has product MELIQENPDLSAYLADDEVIDHRHPLVRETAARLAMEAVDSYAYARAAFEFVRDTIPHSHDTGDPRVTWRASDVLERRTGICYAKAHALAALLRAEDIPTAFCYQKFDEVHGLVAVRFHGAWHRQDPRGNKPGVDAQFSLDGERLAFTPDPEFNELDYPVLYAEPHPVVLSALRAAPDRPYLWKTLPTAL; this is encoded by the coding sequence ATGGAGCTCATCCAGGAAAACCCCGACCTCTCCGCCTATCTGGCCGACGACGAGGTGATCGACCACCGCCATCCCCTCGTACGGGAGACGGCTGCCCGGCTCGCGATGGAGGCCGTGGACTCGTATGCCTATGCGCGTGCGGCCTTCGAATTCGTGCGCGACACCATCCCGCACTCGCACGACACCGGTGATCCGCGGGTCACCTGGCGCGCCTCCGACGTCCTGGAGCGGCGCACCGGCATCTGCTACGCGAAGGCGCACGCCCTGGCCGCGCTGTTGCGCGCCGAGGACATCCCGACGGCGTTCTGCTACCAGAAGTTCGACGAGGTGCACGGGCTGGTGGCCGTCCGGTTCCACGGGGCCTGGCACCGGCAGGACCCCCGCGGCAACAAGCCGGGAGTGGACGCACAGTTCTCCCTGGACGGCGAACGGCTCGCCTTCACGCCCGACCCGGAGTTCAATGAGCTGGACTACCCAGTCCTGTACGCTGAACCGCATCCGGTCGTGCTGAGCGCCCTCAGGGCCGCCCCCGACCGGCCGTATCTCTGGAAGACGCTCCCCACCGCACTCTGA
- a CDS encoding low specificity L-threonine aldolase: MNPPKTDARRHHDPAVRGFASDNYAGAHPEVLAAVALANGGHQVAYGEDDYTANLQRIIRSHFGATAEAFPVFNGTGANVVALQAVTDRWGAVICAESAHINVDEGGAPERMGGLKLLTVPTPDGKLTPDLIDRQAYGWDDEHRAMPQVVSITQSTELGTLYTPDEIREICDHAHAHGMKVHLDGSRIANAAASLDVPMRTFTNAVGVDILSLGGTKNGALYGEAVVVLNQDAVRQMKHLRKLSMQLASKMRFVSVQLEALLAKDLWLRNARHSNGMAQRLAEGVRSVHGVEILHPVQANAVFARLPHDVSERLQKRYRFYFWDEAAGDVRWMCSFDTTEDDVDGFLAALKEEMAHH, translated from the coding sequence GTGAACCCTCCGAAGACCGACGCCCGGCGTCACCACGACCCGGCCGTCCGCGGCTTCGCCAGCGACAACTACGCGGGCGCCCATCCCGAGGTGCTCGCCGCGGTGGCGCTGGCCAACGGCGGACACCAGGTCGCGTACGGCGAGGACGACTACACGGCGAACCTCCAGAGGATCATCCGCAGCCACTTCGGTGCCACCGCGGAGGCCTTTCCGGTCTTCAACGGCACCGGAGCCAACGTGGTCGCGCTCCAGGCGGTCACCGACCGCTGGGGCGCGGTGATCTGCGCCGAGAGCGCGCACATCAACGTCGACGAGGGCGGTGCGCCCGAGCGCATGGGCGGCCTCAAGCTGCTCACCGTTCCCACGCCCGACGGCAAGCTCACCCCCGACCTGATCGACCGGCAGGCGTACGGCTGGGACGACGAGCACCGCGCCATGCCGCAGGTCGTCTCGATCACCCAGAGCACCGAGCTGGGCACGCTCTACACGCCCGACGAGATCCGTGAGATCTGCGACCACGCCCACGCGCACGGCATGAAGGTGCACCTGGACGGGTCCCGGATAGCCAACGCGGCCGCCTCCCTCGACGTCCCGATGCGGACGTTCACCAACGCGGTCGGCGTCGACATCCTGAGCCTGGGCGGGACGAAGAACGGCGCGCTGTACGGGGAGGCGGTCGTCGTCCTCAACCAGGACGCCGTCCGGCAGATGAAGCACCTGCGCAAGCTCTCCATGCAGCTGGCCTCCAAGATGCGTTTCGTCTCCGTGCAGTTGGAGGCGCTGCTCGCCAAGGACCTGTGGCTGCGCAACGCCCGCCACTCCAACGGGATGGCCCAGCGACTGGCCGAGGGCGTGCGCTCGGTGCACGGCGTGGAGATCCTCCACCCGGTCCAGGCCAACGCGGTCTTCGCCCGCCTCCCGCACGACGTGAGCGAGCGGCTGCAGAAGCGGTACCGCTTCTACTTCTGGGACGAGGCCGCGGGCGACGTCCGCTGGATGTGCTCCTTCGACACGACCGAGGACGACGTCGACGGGTTCCTGGCCGCGCTCAAGGAAGAGATGGCCCACCACTAG
- a CDS encoding SDR family NAD(P)-dependent oxidoreductase, translating into MANGALSGAVIAVAGAGGPAGRATLARLADAGATVVGSDNDPERLAEAVDAARYGHGGATVVGDTVDLLDLQSTHEWATRVEKDFGRVDGLVHLVGGWRGSETFTKTSLDDWDFLELLLVRTVQHTSLAFHEALQRSDRGRYVLISAAAASKPTAGNAAYAAGKAAAEAWTLAMADFFRKAGGEEGPTSAAAILVVKALVHDAMRAERPNAKFAGFTDVDALAESIAGVWDLPAGEVNGKRLWLTEKP; encoded by the coding sequence ATGGCGAACGGAGCTCTCAGCGGTGCGGTGATCGCGGTGGCCGGCGCGGGTGGACCCGCCGGACGCGCGACGCTGGCCCGGCTCGCCGACGCGGGCGCGACCGTCGTCGGCTCGGACAACGACCCCGAGCGGCTCGCGGAGGCCGTGGACGCGGCCCGCTACGGGCACGGCGGCGCCACCGTCGTCGGGGACACCGTCGACCTGCTCGACCTGCAGTCGACGCACGAGTGGGCCACCCGCGTCGAGAAGGACTTCGGCCGTGTCGACGGTCTGGTCCACCTCGTCGGCGGCTGGCGCGGCAGCGAGACCTTCACCAAGACGAGTCTCGACGACTGGGACTTCCTGGAGCTGCTGCTCGTCCGCACCGTGCAGCACACCTCCCTCGCCTTCCACGAGGCGCTGCAGCGCAGCGACCGCGGCCGGTACGTCCTGATCAGCGCCGCGGCCGCGAGCAAGCCGACCGCGGGCAACGCCGCCTACGCCGCGGGCAAGGCCGCAGCCGAGGCGTGGACGCTGGCCATGGCCGACTTCTTCCGTAAGGCGGGGGGCGAGGAGGGTCCCACCTCCGCGGCTGCCATCCTGGTCGTCAAGGCACTGGTGCACGACGCGATGCGCGCCGAGCGCCCGAACGCGAAGTTCGCGGGCTTCACGGACGTCGACGCGCTGGCCGAGTCCATCGCAGGCGTCTGGGACCTGCCCGCCGGTGAAGTGAACGGAAAACGTCTGTGGCTGACCGAGAAGCCGTGA
- a CDS encoding DUF6421 family protein yields MTEILVQVGMEEQVPPVGRVVEHPAWPVLKDAVEEIRPWQSKDGSIDFEAEGAPDAADVDLAVRRAIDAVERLAPLLPHDAAYHEALVKDLRGWADGGFQVPDFLDSLLAFQPAANREDGLQHLVVFPMYTQNGNPDRNFEAVVLRMVWPDWLAELERTRYDNPLFCGITFEDFTAGYDTNSAVLFPETIAVREAPARFSWGGIFCDREAARFRAVTEAAVDVLGLQLPEDIAAMVDDQERCEQAFVLWDMVHDRTHSHGDLPFDPFMIKQRQPFWMYGLEELRCDLTAFKEAVKLEAEDHQHGRDVQYAVLFDRMFRFPVTGDRVRNYDGLGGQLLFAYLHKHDVVRWTDNKLHIDWQRAPQVTNQLCAEIEDLYRAGIDRPKLVHWFKAYELVSAYLAPHPGSRWAKGPDALDLSLPPRKLVDDVLPDEFPLSMFYEALSKKLKNVIASTKGITAAGAERAAA; encoded by the coding sequence ATGACGGAAATTCTTGTGCAGGTGGGTATGGAGGAGCAGGTTCCTCCCGTGGGCAGGGTGGTGGAGCACCCGGCTTGGCCCGTGCTCAAGGATGCCGTGGAGGAGATCCGGCCATGGCAGTCCAAGGACGGCTCGATCGACTTCGAGGCGGAGGGCGCCCCGGATGCCGCCGACGTCGATCTCGCCGTACGCCGGGCGATAGACGCCGTCGAGCGGCTCGCCCCGCTGCTGCCGCACGACGCGGCCTACCACGAGGCGCTCGTGAAGGATCTCCGCGGCTGGGCCGACGGGGGCTTCCAGGTTCCCGACTTCCTGGACTCGCTGCTCGCCTTCCAGCCCGCCGCGAACCGTGAGGACGGCCTCCAGCACCTGGTGGTCTTCCCGATGTACACGCAGAACGGCAACCCGGACCGCAATTTCGAGGCGGTCGTGCTGCGCATGGTCTGGCCGGACTGGCTGGCCGAGCTGGAGCGCACCCGCTACGACAACCCGCTGTTCTGCGGGATCACCTTCGAGGACTTCACGGCGGGCTACGACACCAACTCGGCCGTCCTCTTCCCGGAGACCATCGCCGTGCGCGAGGCACCGGCGCGCTTCAGCTGGGGCGGCATCTTCTGCGACCGCGAGGCCGCCCGCTTCCGCGCCGTCACCGAGGCCGCCGTGGACGTCCTGGGCCTCCAGCTGCCCGAGGACATCGCCGCGATGGTGGACGACCAGGAGCGCTGCGAGCAGGCCTTCGTGCTGTGGGACATGGTCCACGACCGCACCCACAGCCATGGCGACCTGCCCTTCGACCCGTTCATGATCAAGCAGCGGCAGCCGTTCTGGATGTACGGCCTCGAAGAGCTGCGCTGCGACCTCACCGCCTTCAAGGAGGCCGTGAAACTGGAGGCCGAGGACCACCAGCACGGCCGTGACGTGCAGTACGCGGTGCTCTTCGACCGGATGTTCCGCTTCCCGGTCACCGGTGACCGTGTCCGCAACTACGACGGCCTCGGCGGCCAGCTGCTCTTCGCCTACCTGCACAAGCACGATGTCGTCCGCTGGACCGACAACAAGCTGCACATCGACTGGCAGCGCGCCCCGCAGGTCACCAACCAGCTGTGCGCCGAGATCGAGGACCTGTACCGGGCCGGCATCGACCGCCCCAAGCTCGTCCACTGGTTCAAGGCGTACGAGCTGGTCTCCGCCTACCTCGCCCCGCACCCGGGATCGCGCTGGGCCAAGGGCCCGGACGCCCTGGATCTGAGCCTGCCCCCGCGTAAGCTCGTGGACGACGTGCTTCCGGACGAGTTTCCGCTGAGCATGTTCTATGAGGCGCTCTCCAAGAAGCTGAAGAACGTGATCGCCTCCACCAAGGGCATCACCGCGGCCGGCGCCGAGCGGGCCGCCGCGTGA